A region of Sesamum indicum cultivar Zhongzhi No. 13 linkage group LG7, S_indicum_v1.0, whole genome shotgun sequence DNA encodes the following proteins:
- the LOC105167127 gene encoding CASP-like protein 5B1, whose translation MMKELFGSPGRKSGLILRIGQCVFASASIGVMTSASGFSTATAFCYLIASMGLQVLWSFGLACLDIHALRFNKDLYNHIVVSLFVVGDWVTATLSLAAACSSAGVMVLFTKDTNFCIVKTKFSCGMFQISIAFAFMSWFLLAISSYIMFWLVASI comes from the exons atgatgaAGGAGTTGTTTGGGAGTCCAGGGAGAAAGAGTGGGCTGATATTAAGAATTGGACAGTGTGTTTTTGCATCTGCTTCAATTGGGGTTATGACCTCTGCTTCTGGCTTTTCTACCGCTACTGccttttg CTACTTAATTGCCTCAATGGGGcttcaagttttgtggagCTTTGGACTTGCATGCCTTGACATACATGCTTTGAGGTTCAACAAGGACCTGTACAATCACATTGTAGTTAGCCTGTTTGTCGTTGGAGATTGG GTTACTGCTACTCTGTCCCTGGCAGCTGCATGCTCGTCTGCTGGTGTGATGGTTCTCTTTACTAAAGATACAAATTTCTGCATCGTCAAGACAAAATTTTCATGCGGCATGTTTCAGATATCTATTGCTTTTGCCTTCATGTCGTGGTTTCTTCTCGCCATATCTTCGTATATCATGTTTTGGCTTGTCGCATCAATTTAA
- the LOC105167128 gene encoding LOW QUALITY PROTEIN: mannose-1-phosphate guanylyltransferase 1 (The sequence of the model RefSeq protein was modified relative to this genomic sequence to represent the inferred CDS: inserted 1 base in 1 codon), translating into MKALILVGGFGTRLRPLTLSVPKPLVDFANKPMILHQIEALKAIGVTEVVLAINYQPEVMLNFLKDFEAKLGITITCSQETEPLGTAGPLALAKDKLIDDSGEPFFVLNSDVISEYPLKQMIEFHKSHGGEASIMVTKVDEPSKYGVVVMEESTGQVERFVEKPKLFVGNKINAXXXXSILDRIELRPTSIEKEVFPKIAAEKKLYAMVLPGFWMDIGQPRDYITGLRLYLDSLRKKSPLKLASGSHIIGNVLVDESAKIGDGCLIGPDVAIGPGCVVESGVRLSRCTVMRGVRIKKHACISSSIIGWHSTIGQWARVENMTILGEDVHVGDEVYSNGGVVLPHKEIKSSILKPEIVM; encoded by the exons ATGAAGGCACTAATTCTTGTTGGAGGTTTTGGTACTAGATTGAGGCCATTAACATTAAGTGTGCCAAAGCCACTTGTTGATTTTGCTAACAAGCCCATGATATTGCATCAG ATAGAAGCCCTCAAGGCTATTGGGGTGACGGAAGTTGTCCTGGCAATCAATTATCAACCAGAG GTAATGCTCAACTTCTTGAAAGATTTTGAGGCAAAGCTTGGGATAACGATTACGTGTTCACAAGAAACTGAGCCTCTTGGAACTGCAGGTCCCCTAGCTTTGGCTAAGGACAAACTGATAGATGATTCTGGTGAACCTTTTTTTGTGCTTAACAGTGATGTTATCAGTGAATACCCACTGAAACAGATGATTGAATTCCACAAATCCCATGGAGGTGAGGCTTCTATTATGGTGACCAAG GTGGACGAACCTTCAAAATACGGTGTTGTTGTGATGGAAGAATCCACTGGACAGGTTGAGAGATTTGTGGAGAAACCAAAGTTATTTGTGGGCAATAAGATCAATG NNNNNNNNNCCTCCATTCTTGATCGTATTGAGCTACGCCCCACATCTATTGAGAAAGAAGTGTTCCCAAAAATTGCGGCAGAGAAAAAACTTTACGCGATGGTGCTGCCAGGATTTTGGATGGACATTGGACAGCCAAGGGATTACATCACGGGACTGAGACTCTACTTGGATTCCTTAAGGAAGAAATCGCCTCTGAAGCTGGCCTCGGGGAGTCATATAATTGGAAACGTCTTGGTGGACGAAAGTGCGAAAATTGGCGATGGATGCTTGATCGGCCCGGATGTTGCAATTGGTCCTGGTTGTGTTGTTGAGTCAGGTGTGAGGCTGTCCCGGTGCACAGTTATGCGTGGAGTCCGCATCAAGAAACATGCTTGCATTTCAAGTAGTATCATTGGATGGCACTCAACTATTGGTCAATGGGCTCGTGTTGAGAACATGACCATACTAGGAGAAGATGTTCATGTTGGTGATGAAGTTTACAGCAATGGTGGGGTGGTCTTACCCCACAAGGAGATCAAGTCCAGCATCTTGAAGCCGGAGATAGTAATGTAA
- the LOC105167126 gene encoding uncharacterized protein At2g39795, mitochondrial has translation MALNNAFRRAASRVVPLAMRVAAGSQRYLQNHQSSALFASISSPTRNVLQRSLPLFFHHYSTSPSSDEALLRVIKSEIQCAVESQDEEEAEEVPQGFPFKIEDHPGQQTITLTREYQGETITVEVHMPDLITGEENDHDDDDDDDEQEERGNQSSIPLVVRVSKKSGPYLEFGCTAYPDEVAIDSLAVKETDNSEDQIAYEGPDFADLDENLQKAFHKYLELRGIKPSTTNFLHGYMVDKDSREYITWLKNLQKFVQA, from the exons ATGGCTTTAAACAACGCCTTTCGTAGAGCGGCTTCGAGAGTTGTGCCTTTGGCCATGCGGGTTGCCGCCGGAAGTCAAAGGTACCTACAGAACCATCAAAGCTCTGCCCTTTTCGCCTCCATCAGCTCCCCCACACGAAATGTCCTGCAGAGGTCTTTGCCGTTGTTTTTTCACCACTACTCCACCAGCCCAAGTTCCGATGAGGCACTCCTCCGAGTCATCAAGTCTGAGATTCAGTGTGCCGTGGAGTCTCAGGATGAGGAAGAg GCGGAGGAAGTCCCACAGGGCTTCCCCTTTAAAATTGAAGATCATCCTGGACAGCAGACTATAACACTAACCAGGGAATATCAAGGTGAAACCATAACTGTTGAAGTTCACATGCCTGACCTCATTACTGGTGAGGAGAATGaccatgatgatgatgatgatgatgatgaacaGGAGGAAAGGGGCAACCAATCTAGTATTCCCCTGGTTGTTAGAGTCTCCAAGAAGAGTGGACCCTATCTAGAGTTTGGTTGTACTGCTTATCCTGATGAGGTTGCCATTGATAGCTTGGCTGTCAAGGAAACCGACAACTCAGAAGATCAAATAGCATATGAAGGACCTGATTTTGC GGATCTGGATGAGAATCTGCAGAAGGCTTTTCACAAGTATTTGGAGTTAAGAGGAATCAAGCCAAGTACAACGAATTTTTTGCATGGGTACATGGTTGACAAAGACAGCAGAGAATACATAACATGGTTGAAGAACCTCCAGAAGTTTGTTCAGGCGTGA
- the LOC105167124 gene encoding protein YIPF1 homolog — MEESFTNLPTSHFVGSVPAVVSEEKKATNNEVPGANLQIFPPNNAGSGGQGYQPIGSTSDGGGQPATNNWTGVFSISSYTQYFNVDTDIVLNRLISSLYPTTGDFVNKIDANPDLYGLVWISTTLVFAIASLGNCATYLMHRRSDHSTSWTFDVNYLNVAAGSIYGYALIVPLGYYFVLQYLGSSVSLIRFWCLWGYSLFIFILTSFLLVIPVEFLRWTIILIAGAASASFVGLNLRSYIQSNDLTIVAISAFVLQMGLSIFIKMWFFA, encoded by the exons ATGGAGGAATCCTTCACGAATCTCCCCACCAGCCACTTTGTTGGCTCTGTCCCG GCTGTTGTTagtgaagaaaagaaagccaCTAACAATGAAG TTCCTGGTGCAAATTTGCAAATATTTCCGCCCAATAATGCTGGAAGTGGGGGTCAGGGATACCAACCTATAGGCAGCACCAGCG ATGGAGGTGGACAACCAGCAACAAACAACTGGACAGGAGTATTCAGCATCTCTTCATACacacaatattttaatgtagATACAGACATTGTGTTAAACAGACTGATAAGTTCTTTGTATCCTACGACGGGAGATTTTGTCAACAAGATTGATGCAAACCCAGACCT TTATGGGCTTGTCTGGATCTCTACAACATTGGTGTTTGCGATTGCCTCTCTTGGAAATTGTGCCACCTACTTAATGCACAGACGAAGCGACCACAGTACTTCATGGACTTTTGATGTCAACTACTTAAATGTGGCAGCGGGCTCCATTTATGGTTATGCACTCATAGTTCCATTGGGATATTACTTTGTGCTTCAGTACTTGGGTTCAAGCGTCAGCCTCATACGCTTTTGGTGCTTGTGGGGATATtcccttttcatttttatcctGACTTCT TTTCTGTTGGTTATTCCAGTTGAGTTTCTACGGTGGACTATCATATTAATTGCTGGAGCTGCATCAGCCAGCTTTGTCGGTTTGAACCTCAGATCTTATATACAAAGTAATGACCTCACAATTGTGGCTATCTCGGCATTTGTGCTGCAAATGGGTTTGTCAATCTTCATCAAGATGTGGTTCTTTGCTTAG
- the LOC105167125 gene encoding delta-1-pyrroline-5-carboxylate synthase, producing MEATDSTRAFVKDVKRVVIKVGTAVVTRADGRLALGRLGALCEQIHELNYQGYEVILVTSGAVGVGRQRLRYRKLINSSFADLQKPQVELDGKACAAVGQNGLMALYDTLFSQLDVTSAQLLVTDNDFRDPAFRKQLNETVMSLLSLKVVPIFNENDAVSTRKAPYEDSSGIFWDNDSLAALLALELKADLLVLLSDVDGLYSGPPSDPHSELIHTYIKERHEGLITFGDKSRVGRGGMTAKVKAAVYAAYAGIPVVITSGFAVDNILKVLNGKRIGTLFHRDANKWVPQGEVGAREMAIAARESSRRLQALSSHDRSKILLDVADALEANEKLIIAENEADVADAQQAGYEKSLVSRLALKPGKISSLSNAIRVLANMEEPVGRVLKRTELSEGLVLEKTSSPLGVLLIIFESRPDALVQIASLAIRSGNGLLLKGGKEARRSNAILHKVITSAIPKSVGERLIGLVTSREEIPELLKLDDVIDLVIPRGSNKLVSQIKTSTKIPVLGHADGICHVYVDKSANRDMAKQIVLDAKTDYPAACNAMETLLVHKDLLQDGILNELIVELQIKGVEIFGGPRASSLLNIPEARSLHHEYSSLACTIEIVDDVNAAIDHIHQNGSAHTDCIVTEDHEVAELFLRQTDSAAVFHNASTRFSDGFRFGLGAEVGISTSRIHARGPVGVEGLLTTRWIARGSGQVVNGDKGIVYTHKDMSLQA from the exons atggaggCTACGGATTCAACTCGTGCATTTGTGAAAGATGTTAAGCGTGTCGTCATCAAG GTTGGAACTGCTGTTGTCACTCGAGCTGATGGGAGGTTAGCTCTTGGAAGATTAGGGGCGCTTTGTGAGCAG ATTCATGAGCTGAATTACCAGGGATATGAGGTTATTTTAGTGACATCAGGTGCTGTTGGTGTTGGCCGTCAACGACTGAGATACAGAAAATTGATCAACAGCAG CTTTGCTGACCTCCAAAAACCTCAGGTGGAACTGGATGGAAAAGCTTGTGCTGCTGTTGGACAAAATGGACTTATGGCTCTGTATGATACTTTGTTCAGCCAG TTGGATGTGACATCTGCACAACTTCTAGTTACTGACAATGATTTCAGAGATCCAGCTTTTAGAAAACAGCTGAATGAGACTGTTATGTCTTTGTTGTCTTTGAAAGTTGTTCCTATATTTAACGAAAACGATGCAGTGAGTACCAGGAAAGCTCCTTATGAG GACTCTTCTggaatattttgggacaatgaCAGTTTAGCAGCTCTACTAGCACTGGAGCTAAAAGCTGACCTTCTTGTTCTATTGAGTGATGTAGATGGTCTTTATAGTGGCCCACCAAGCGATCCACATTCTGAACTAATTCATACATACATCAAGGAAAGACACGAGGGACTGATAACTTTCGGTGACAAGTCAAGAGTGGGAAGAGGCGGTATGACTGCCAAAGTAAAAGCTGCGGTTTATGCTGCTTATGCTGGCATCCCTGTTGTTATCACCAG TGGTTTTGCTGTTGACAACATTCTAAAAGTCCTAAACGGTAAGCGTATCGGAACACTGTTTCATCGTGATGCTAATAAGTGGGTCCCACAAGGGGAAGTTGGTGCACGTGAAATGGCAATAGCAGCCAGAGAAAGTTCAAGACGGCTGCAG GCTCTATCATCACATGATAGGAGTAAAATTTTGCTTGATGTAGCCGATGCTTTGGAAGCGAATGAGAAGCTGATAATTGCAGAAAATGAAGCTGATGTTGCCGACGCACAGCAAGCTGGATATGAAAAATCTTTGGTATCCAGGCTGGCCTTGAAGCCTGGTAAG ATTTCAAGTCTCTCAAATGCTATTCGCGTGCTTGCAAACATGGAGGAGCCTGTTGGTCGCGTTTTAAAGAGAACAGAG CTTTCAGAAGGACTTGTGTTGGAGAAGACATCTTCTCCCTTGGGTGTTCTTTTGATCATTTTTGAGTCTCGGCCTGATGCACTAGTTCAG ATAGCTTCATTAGCTATACGCAGTGGAAATGGACTTCTGTTAAAAGGGGGAAAGGAAGCTAGACGGTCCAATGCAATCCTTCATAAG GTAATTACTTCAGCCATCCCGAAAAGTGTTGGAGAACGACTTATTGGGCTGGTGACTTCCAGAGAGGAGATCCCTGAATTGCTCAAG TTGGATGACGTTATTGATCTTGTGATCCCAAGAGGCAGCAACAAACTTGTTAGTCAAATTAAGACTTCAACAAAGATTCCTGTTCTGGGCCATGCTg ATGGAATCTGTCATGTTTATGTAGATAAGTCCGCTAATAGGGATATGGCAAAGCAGATTGTTCTGGATGCAAAAACAGATTATCCTGCTGCCTGCAATGCTATG GAAACGCTGCTTGTTCACAAGGACTTGCTGCAGGATGGCATCCTCAACGAACTTATTGTGGAACTTCAAATCAAAG GTGTCGAAATATTTGGTGGACCTCGAGCGAGCTCTTTACTGAATATTCCAGAGGCTCGTTCATTGCACCATGAATATAGTTCTCTTGCTTGCACTATTGAAATTGTTGATGATGTAAATGCTGCCATTGATCATATACATCAGAACGGAAG TGCTCATACAGATTGCATTGTGACCGAGGATCATGAAGTTGCGGAACTCTTTTTACGTCAAACTGACAG TGCTGCTGTGTTTCACAATGCAAGTACAAGATTCAGTGATGGCTTCCGTTTCGGATTAGGTGCAGAG GTTGGCATTAGTACAAGTCGCATTCATGCCCGTGGTCCTGTAGGTGTTGAAGGATTGCTTACGACCAGATG GATTGCAAGAGGAAGTGGACAAGTGGTAAATGGCGATAAAGGCATAGTGTACACCCATAAAGACATGAGTCTGCAGGCCTGA